The sequence GTGTGTAGCCCAGGTCATAAGGGGCATGATGATTTGACGTCATCCCCACCTTCCTCCGGTTTGTCACCGGCAGTCACTCTAGAGTGCCCAGCTCTACCTGCTGGCAACTAAAGTCAAGGGTTGCGCTCGTTGCGGGACTTAACCCAACATCTCACGACACGAGCTGACGACAACCATGCACCACCTGTCTCCTCTGTCCCGAAGGCCTACGCTATCTCTAACGTATTCAGAGGGATGTCAAGACCTGGTAAGGTTCTTCGCGTTGCTTCGAATTAAACCACATACTCCACTGCTTGTGCGGGTCCCCGTCAATTCCTTTGAGTTTCAGTCTTGCGACCGTACTCCCCAGGCGGAGTGCTTACTGTGTTAACTTCGGCACCAAGGGTATCGAAACCCCTAACACCTAGCACTCATCGTTTACGGCGTGGACTACCAGGGTATCTAATCCTGTTTGCTCCCCACGCTTTCGCGCCTCAGCGTCAGTTACAGCCCAGAAAGTCGCCTTCGCCACTGGTGTTCCTCCACATCTCTACGCATTTCACCGCTACACGTGGAATTCCACTTTCCTCTTCTGCACTCAAGCTGTCCAGTTTCCAGTGCGACCACAGGTTGAGCCCATGGTTTAAACACCAGACTTAAACAGCCGCCTGCGCGCGCTTTACGCCCAATAATTCCGGACAACGCTTGCCCCCTACGTATTACCGCGGCTGCTGGCACGTAGTTAGCCGGGGCTTTCTTCTCAGGTACCGTCACTCCTTAAGCAGTTACTCTTAAGGACGTTCTTCCCTGGCAACAGAGCTTTACGATCCGAAAACCTTCATCACTCACGCGGCGTTGCTCCGTCAGGCTTTCGCCCATTGCGGAAGATTCCCTACTGCTGCCTCCCGTAGGAGTCTGGGCCGTGTCTCAGTCCCAGTGTGGCCGTTCACCCTCTCAGGTCGGCTACGCATCGTCGCCTTGGTGAGCCGTTACCCCACCAACTAGCTAATGCGCCGCAGGCCCATCCCTTGGTGACAGATTGCTCCGCCTTTCAGCCTCCTAGCAGGAGCTAAGAGGAATTATCCGGTATTAGCTACCGTTTCCGGTAGTTATCCCAGTCCAAGGGGCAGGTTGCCTACGTGTTACTCACCCGTCCGCCGCTAAGTTGATTAGGAGCAAGCTCCATCACAACTCCGCTCGACTTGCATGTATTAGGCACGCCGCCAGCGTTCGTCCTGAGCCAGGATCAAACTCTCCAATAAAGATGTTGCAGAGCAACATCGACCGAATATGAAATCAGTCCAACTCAGCTGAGCGGATGATTTCATATTCAGATATCGAAAAGAGCGATTCGCTCATTTGAAACATCTGACGAGAATTTCTTCTCTTCATTTTGGAACTCGCCAAGCGAATTCCTACTCACTCGTTGTTCAGTTTTCAAAGATCAATATCTCTCTCAGTGCATCGTCGCGTCTCACGCGGCGACCTTTATAATATATCATACTGTCTATCTGTTTGGCAAGTACTTTTTCGAAAAAACTTTTTCTCAATTTTTCTTGCCTGCGCCTTCTAACATAACAAAAAGGAGCGCGAGATATAATGTATCACGGCGCTTCCTCTTTAGTCAACCCTTTTTTTATTAATGAAACATCCGCTATTTATTAATGCTTGATTTGGGAAGAGCGGCCGCCCCAAGCGTATTTGGAAAGTTCCTTTTGCGGCGCGAAACGAGCATACATGCGAAAAACAGTCTTGTATCTGTTGGCAATAGCATGTCTGATATTTTGATCCAATCGTTGATCGCTTAAGTCGAGCAGCATTTCATCCAATTCTTTACGCAAGACATAGTCCAGTTCTTTGCATTCTTTATCGTTGAACAACATACCCAACATATGCTTGGCCTCCTTTATTTATTCTGATTAAACCGGAGATTCTGCTTGAACTACCGCTTACACTAGATTAACCGAAGTGTCCAAATAATAACCATAATTATATTTATTTCCTATAAAAACTGATATTTTATTTATACTGTTCATTACCCCAAATTTACGTTCTTGCGTTTTAATGGTATGCGCAATTATTCGAAATTTTATGATAAGAGCGCAAAAGTTACTGTGCTCTCAATGACCGCTGCAATAAGCAGCAATATAACGATCCAAATGGACGCCGTCAGCGTCTGGCGCATAAAGGATGGCCAATCTCCCCCGCTTCGTGTTCTTCTCACCATGCTTGCCGCCACGTTGGCGCCAAACTGAAGGCCGAAAGCACAAGCTATAATGATGGCGGGGATTTCAATAATCCCATGCGGCAGCAGCCCCTTGACAATCAGTTCAAATACATCTTTTCCCTGAAGCACAAATGTGTGCACTAAAAAACCGATGACTGCCCCGTTAATCAAGAGAAAGATGGCCGGAAGAATGCCGAACAAGGCTCCCAGAAAAATAATTAGAATACCTTTAATGCTATTGTTCAAAAAGATAAATACAAAAAAGCTCAACTGCGGATTGGACGATTCCCGTAATTTTTCGCTAATGCTGCCCAGTCCCTGTAACTGCTGCATCAGAAGCCGCTCCAGACTGCCCGTTCCAATCCATCCGACTGCAATGCCGATTATGAATAACAGACTTGAGAGCATAAGCGCCTTGCGTATTGTGTAGAGATCACGGCCAAAAGTAAATATAGAGAACATGTCTTACCTCCTAGGAGTTTCGTTGTATACCAAGTCATAACCTTTCCGTACGAGCATACATTTAGAACAAACAAGCTTTCGTATGGGAGAGGAGTCTTGAGTGAATGAATTCCTTCTATGTATTCAGCGGCAAAAAAATAAAGCGTTTCTTCTACATTTGCGCCGCTGCTCTGCTTGCTGCCGGAGTCGTTTATGTAGAACGCGGCAATATTACCGTCTTTTCCGAATCGCCCCCTTCCGCCATTTACAGTGTACCTACGGAGAAAAAGCTGATCGCCCTGACCTTTGATATCAGTTGGGGGGAGAAACGTCCGGGGCCGATTCTTAAGGTGCTGGAGGACAAGAAAGTCGACAAAGCTACGTTCTTCCTGTCTTCCCCATGGAGCAAGACGCATCAGAACATTGTGGCGAATATAAAAAATGCAGGGTATGAGATTGGCAGCCACGGCCACAAGCATGTCAATTACAGCACGCTGAGCAGCGAGGAAATTAGAAATCAGATTACGACGGCAGGTACAATTCTGAATGAATTAACCGGGAAAGAACCGAAGCTGATCCGCATGCCCAACGGCGATTTTGACAAAAGAGTCCTACAGGTGGCAAACGACCTCGGCTATAAAGTCATCCAATGGGATACCGATTCGCTGGATTGGAAAAATATCGGTGTAGAAAATATAGTGAAGCGCGTGACCACCAAAGCTCATCCCGGTGATATCGTACTGCTCCATGCCAGCGACTCCTGCAAGCAAACCCATGAGGCGCTTCCGCATATTATCGATGCGCTTCGCAGTCAAGGCTATGAATTTGTGACTGTCTCCGAGCTAATCAGCCAAGGCAGCACCGAAGGTAAGGAAGTTAGGGACTCGGCGTGGCTTAATGATCGGCTGGAGGATGCCGCTGGTCTGTAATCTTTTATTGGGCAGGGACTTCCGGCCGATTAATGACGCGGGGAGATCAGTTCGGAAATATCCGGAGTCAGGGTGTTCAGCTTGGGATAAGAGAGCTTTAGCTTCTCCAATGTCTTAACTACGATATACAATGCCAAATAGTTACGGAACCAGCGGTGATTGGCCGGAATCCAGTACCATGGCGCATTACTTTTGGAAGTCTCTTTAAAAATATCTTCGTAAGCCTCCTGATAGTCGTCCCAATATTTCCGTTCTTCGAGATCGCTCGCATCGAACTTCCAATGCTTGGTCGGGTCCTGGAGCCGCTCCTGGATTTTCTCCAGCTGTTTGTCTTTCGAGATATGAAGAAACAGCTTAATGATAATCGTGTTCTCCTCCGTCAGCATCTCTTCAAAGTGCCGGATATGGCGAAAGCGCCGTTTGGTTTCAGCTTTGTCCTGGCCTCCATGAACGCGGGGTACGAGCACCTCTTCATAGTGTGAACGGTTAAAGGCCGATATATATCCTTTGGCCGGGGTCTGTTTATGCACTCTCCACAAAAAATCATGGGCCGACTCATCCAGGGTCGGCTTTTTGAAGCTGGTCACCGTAAAGCCCTGTGGATTGATTCCCGAAAAAACATGCTTTACCGTACCGTCCTTACCGCTCGAATCCATCCCTTGAAGAACAATCAGCAGCGCATGCTTCTTTTGAGCGAAAAAAATGTCCTGCAGTTCGGCAAGGCGTTCCTTGAGAGCGCCCATTTGGGCCTCGGCCTCTTCTTTATTTGTGAAGTCTCCCGTTTCGTCAGGGTTGAGCTTGGGCAGTATTTTGCCGTCTGTGTCTTTTATCATATAGCGGTCGATGTTCATATATTCCCCTCCCTCCGAAACTCAATCGTACCGTACGTAAATAACCCCGCTTCCTGATTCCTAAGGAACGGAGTTACGGAGTTCCTCCGGACGATCCGGCGGCTGGCCGCAAAATCCGGTGAAGTCTCAAAATCTGGAATGCATTACAGGCAATCAACGGAACCACTATAAATAAGGTTGCATTATCCACGCCAATCCGCAGCACGCCGATCATTTCCACAATTGTAATACCGGTCATGAAGAAGAACGTCGGAATCCAGGCCAAAGCGTTGGTATCCCGCACTTTGAAATAAGCAACAGCAATGGCAGCAAACAAAATGGAAAGACCAAGAGTCAAATCGGATATCAGGCTCCGCTCTCCCCCGACGAACGAACGCAGAAAAAACAAATCAAACAAGGCGATAACTGCTAGAGCGAGCTGTATGTACAGCCATATTTTTCGCGGAAACACGCCAAATCCGATATAGTTCAGAATCAGGTATGCAAAAAAGCCAAGCTGAGAGTAGACGCTTACAAGCATCCCGTAGCCAAATAAAATAAGCGCATAAAGAAAGGTGTCCGTTAAGCTTTTGAATGGAACGGCGCCGCTGATTCCCTGAAGCGCCAGCCCGGCTGCGACAGCTCCTGCGGAACCGACCAGCAGCGTTGTCCAGAACAGATGAAACCATTTCTTTATATTCAGGCTGCTCACCCCCGTGACAGATTTATTTTACCAAGGTTGCCGACAAAAAACCATGACCGCCGCAAACATAAATGTGTTTTCTCTACGGCATACTACATATCAGTATCCCCAAAAAAGGAGGACGGTACCAATGAGACGGGCGGTATTACGGAATAGCGGAATTGTGCTTAGCCTAATTTTGGTCTTGACGGCCTGCGGAAGCGAGCAGAGCAGCTCTTCTTCACAGCAGTTTAGCTATAAGGAAATGAAGACAATGGTCGTCGATATATTAAAAAGTGAAGAGGGTAAAAAGGCGGTTGAGGAAGCAATGTCCACACCCAGCGGGGGCGCTGGAGGAGGAGGCGGCGGTGGCACAATGAGCATGAAGATGCTGCCGCAGACTAATGAGCAGATTCGTCTGGCGGTAAAGGATACGATTACAGCTCCCGAGTATCAGAAGGAAATTGAGAAAATTATGAAGGACCCGCGGTTTGCCGGGGATTTTGCCAAAGCTATCAATTCCCAGAACAAGCAACTACACCTTCAACTGATCAAAGACCCGACTTATCAGAAATCGGTTGCCCAAATCATGAAATCTCCCGAAATGATGAAAATGTTCCTTGATCTTACCAAAACGCCAGATTACCGGAAGCAGACGATGACCGTCATGCAGGAAACGATGCAAAATCCTCTGTTCCGGATGGAAGTGCTCTCCCTGCTCAAAACGGTCGTTCATGAAGAGCTTCAGCCAAAAGCCGAGAAAAAGGGAGGCGGCCAGGGAAGTTCAGGCGGAGCTAGCGGGGGCAGCGGGGGCGGTGGAGATAGTGGCGGTGGCGGAGATAGCGGATCTGGCGGACAATAGCCATAAAAATGAACGAAGGTGAATCTTATGTAGACAGGATAACGGACTTGAGCTCACTAAGAAGCCAGGCGCTCCTAAATAGGGCCTGGCTTCTTGGCATTTATTCACATTTGATGATCAGCCGATCTGCAATTTCGTCGAACAACCGCGCTGTATCCGTTCCTGCTTTATAGACAGATGGTGAGAAATCGGGCTCGGAGATATGGTTGTCCGGCGCTCCAAGCGGAATTTGCCCGATCAGGTTCGTGTGCAGATTTTCGGCCAGTCTTGCTCCCCCGCCACGACCAAAGATATAATCTTTTTGGCCGCAGGCCGAGCATTGATAATAGGCCATATTTTCGATAACTCCTAGAATTTCATGATTGGTCTGCAGCGCCATAGAGCCCGCTCTCGCCGCCACAAATGCCGCTGTAGCATGAGGAGTGGTCACAATAACCTCTTTACTCTGCGGCAGCATCTGGTGGACGTCAAGCGCCACATCGCCCGTTCCCGGAGGCAAGTCCAGCAGCATATAGTCAAGCTCTCCCCAGGCGACATCGCTGAAAAATTGACGCAGCATTTTGCCCAGCATCGGACCGCGCCAAATTACCGGATTATTTTCACGGATAAAAAAGCCCATCGACATCACTTTCACACCGAAGCGCTCCACAGGAATAATCGTTCCGTCTTGGGCGACAGGCCCTTCCTCGATCCCCATCATGTCCGGAACGCTGAAGCCATAAATGTCGGCATCTATCAGACCGACCTTTTTGCCTGTTCGCGCGAGAGCAGCAGCCAGATTAACCGTAACCGTCGATTTGCCGACTCCGCCCTTGCCGCTCGCTATGGCAATGAAATGGACACCTGAGTTCTCATTCAGCAGCTCAAGCCCTTCCAAACCCGCC is a genomic window of Paenibacillus durus ATCC 35681 containing:
- a CDS encoding Mrp/NBP35 family ATP-binding protein is translated as MLSREQIQELLLPITDPETGKSLVELQLIRDIMIKEDRISLSLVCLETDETKRMELEQEVRDRLREGGAENVHIRLRDATEHERSLLNQGDTTEGEQKLKGHAAGLEGLELLNENSGVHFIAIASGKGGVGKSTVTVNLAAALARTGKKVGLIDADIYGFSVPDMMGIEEGPVAQDGTIIPVERFGVKVMSMGFFIRENNPVIWRGPMLGKMLRQFFSDVAWGELDYMLLDLPPGTGDVALDVHQMLPQSKEVIVTTPHATAAFVAARAGSMALQTNHEILGVIENMAYYQCSACGQKDYIFGRGGGARLAENLHTNLIGQIPLGAPDNHISEPDFSPSVYKAGTDTARLFDEIADRLIIKCE
- a CDS encoding stage II sporulation protein M; the protein is MFSIFTFGRDLYTIRKALMLSSLLFIIGIAVGWIGTGSLERLLMQQLQGLGSISEKLRESSNPQLSFFVFIFLNNSIKGILIIFLGALFGILPAIFLLINGAVIGFLVHTFVLQGKDVFELIVKGLLPHGIIEIPAIIIACAFGLQFGANVAASMVRRTRSGGDWPSFMRQTLTASIWIVILLLIAAVIESTVTFALLS
- the gerD gene encoding spore germination lipoprotein GerD, with the translated sequence MRRAVLRNSGIVLSLILVLTACGSEQSSSSSQQFSYKEMKTMVVDILKSEEGKKAVEEAMSTPSGGAGGGGGGGTMSMKMLPQTNEQIRLAVKDTITAPEYQKEIEKIMKDPRFAGDFAKAINSQNKQLHLQLIKDPTYQKSVAQIMKSPEMMKMFLDLTKTPDYRKQTMTVMQETMQNPLFRMEVLSLLKTVVHEELQPKAEKKGGGQGSSGGASGGSGGGGDSGGGGDSGSGGQ
- a CDS encoding PPK2 family polyphosphate kinase, with protein sequence MNIDRYMIKDTDGKILPKLNPDETGDFTNKEEAEAQMGALKERLAELQDIFFAQKKHALLIVLQGMDSSGKDGTVKHVFSGINPQGFTVTSFKKPTLDESAHDFLWRVHKQTPAKGYISAFNRSHYEEVLVPRVHGGQDKAETKRRFRHIRHFEEMLTEENTIIIKLFLHISKDKQLEKIQERLQDPTKHWKFDASDLEERKYWDDYQEAYEDIFKETSKSNAPWYWIPANHRWFRNYLALYIVVKTLEKLKLSYPKLNTLTPDISELISPRH
- a CDS encoding KinB-signaling pathway activation protein is translated as MSSLNIKKWFHLFWTTLLVGSAGAVAAGLALQGISGAVPFKSLTDTFLYALILFGYGMLVSVYSQLGFFAYLILNYIGFGVFPRKIWLYIQLALAVIALFDLFFLRSFVGGERSLISDLTLGLSILFAAIAVAYFKVRDTNALAWIPTFFFMTGITIVEMIGVLRIGVDNATLFIVVPLIACNAFQILRLHRILRPAAGSSGGTP
- the pdaB gene encoding polysaccharide deacetylase family sporulation protein PdaB, with translation MNSFYVFSGKKIKRFFYICAAALLAAGVVYVERGNITVFSESPPSAIYSVPTEKKLIALTFDISWGEKRPGPILKVLEDKKVDKATFFLSSPWSKTHQNIVANIKNAGYEIGSHGHKHVNYSTLSSEEIRNQITTAGTILNELTGKEPKLIRMPNGDFDKRVLQVANDLGYKVIQWDTDSLDWKNIGVENIVKRVTTKAHPGDIVLLHASDSCKQTHEALPHIIDALRSQGYEFVTVSELISQGSTEGKEVRDSAWLNDRLEDAAGL